In the Wyeomyia smithii strain HCP4-BCI-WySm-NY-G18 chromosome 2, ASM2978416v1, whole genome shotgun sequence genome, one interval contains:
- the LOC129725934 gene encoding transcription initiation factor TFIID subunit 5, with protein sequence MAQNKTDLMAVLAVLKKYNLKGTEDLLKKEASLSDVPENAAGEADVNSVLAAYKSEGDPDIYEQSYMELRRFVEESLDIYRHELALILYPVLVHMYIELVYNSHEEQAKKLITKFGPEQEYYYQDELTKLAMVTKRDQMSGNDLTDTFKSNAFTIRISRDTLSLLKRHLHEKKASVILNIVNEHLFFDLYEGVARNKAQCDATSGAMIGEAKRLDNKVKVYYGLLKEPDVQTLVQAPPEEDDDMDPDAPDKPKKKKPKKDPLFSKKSKSDPNAPPLDRIPLPKLKDVDKMEKIKSLREASKRVNLGPDCLPSVCMYTMLNANYTVTCAEICEDSSLIAIGFSDSSIKVWSLSPVKLREMKTADQLKEIDRDADDVLIRMLDDRKAETSRILHGHSGPVFRCAFSPDRTMLLSCSEDCTIRLWSLHTWTCVVVYKGHQFPVWDVRFSPHGHYFLSCSHDKTARLWSTDSHQPLRIFAGHLSDVDVCIFHPNSNYVATGSSDRTVRLWDVCVGNHLRLMTGHKAPIHSLAFSMCGRYLASGSADCRILVWDLAHGHLIAALCGHSASIHSLCFSRDGTVLATGGLDCCLKLWDFSKLCEDISGENVNVSHNPDVRDGEPYLLRSFPTKQTPFLTLHFTRRNLLLGVGMFEGSA encoded by the exons ATGGCTCAGAATAAAACAGATTTAATGGCCGTCCTGGCCGTCCTAAAAAAATACAACCTGAAG GGAACTGAAGATCTTCTCAAAAAAGAAGCAAGTCTTTCGGATGTACCGGAAAATGCTGCCGGTGAAGCCGATGTTAATAGCGTGCTAGCCGCGTATAAAAGTGAAGGAGATCCGGATATCTATGAACAGTCCTATATGGAGCTGCGACGATTCGTGGAGGAATCGCTGGATATCTATCGTCACGAGCTTGCGCTAATTCTGTATCCGGTCTTGGTGCACATGTACATCGAGTTGGTGTATAATAGTCACGAAGAGCAGGCTAAGAAACTAATTACAAAATTTGGTCCGGAGCAGGAGTATTATTATCAGGATGAGCTAACGAAGCTTGCCATGGTAACTAAACGAGACCAGATGAGTGGCAACGATTTGACGGATACGTTCAAATCCAATGCATTTACCATTCGTATTTCTCGAGACACCCTCTCGTTGTTGAAACGGCATCTGCACGAGAAAAAGGCTTCAGTTATACTGAACATTGTTAATGAGCATTTATTTTTTGATCTTTATGAGGGAGTTGCTCGGAATAAAGCTCAGTGTGATGCTACTTCCGGTGCGATGATAGGTGAAGCGAAACGTTTAGACAACAAAGTTAAGGTATATTATGGTTTGCTCAAAGAGCCGGATGTTCAAACGCTCGTTCAAGCTCCACCAGAGGAAGATGACGATATGGATCCGGATGCACCGGATAAGCCGAAGAAAAAGAAACCCAAAAAAGATCCtttgttttcgaaaaaatcgAAATCGGATCCGAACGCACCTCCTCTGGATCGCATTCCACTGCCCAAATTGAAAGATGTCGATAAGATGGAAAAAATCAAATCGCTGCGCGAAGCTTCGAAACGCGTTAACCTAGGACCCGATTGCCTGCCGTCCGTCTGCATGTACACGATGCTGAATGCTAACTACACTGTGACGTG CGCCGAAATTTGTGAAGATTCCAGTTTGATTGCCATAGGGTTTTCCGATTCTTCAATCAAGGTTTGGTCGTTATCCCCGGTCAAACTGCGTGAAATGAAGACAGCCGATCAGTTGAAAGAGATAGATCGCGACGCTGATGATGTGCTAATTCGTATGCTAGACGATCGGAAGGCAGAAACCAGTCGCATACTGCATGGTCATAGTGGTCCAGTATTTCGGTGCGCATTTTCTCCGGACCGAACTATGCTACTGTCTTGCTCGGAAGATTGCACAATTCGACTGTGGTCGCTGCATACTTGGACTTGTGTAGTAGTTTACAAAGGACATCAATTTCCCGTTTGGGATGTACGTTTCTCACCTCACGGACACTACTTTTTGAGCTGCTCACACGACAAAACAGCTCGTCTTTGGTCAACAGACTCGCACCAGCCACTGCGCATATTTGCAGGCCACCTCTCCGATGTCGATGTTTGTATTTTTCATCCAAACTCAAATTATGTCGCCACCGGGTCTAGCGATCGCACTGTGCGATTATGGGATGTTTGCGTAGGCAACCATCTACGGCTGATGACGGGACACAAG GCTCCCATTCATTCGTTGGCGTTCTCAATGTGCGGTCGCTATTTGGCTTCCGGTTCAGCCGATTGTCGTATTCTGGTGTGGGATTTAGCTCACGGCCATCTAATTGCCGCACTGTGTGGCCATTCGGCATCGATTCATTCGCTCTGTTTTAGCCGAGACGGTACGGTGCTGGCAACAGGTGGTCTGGATTGTTGCCTGAAGCTATGGGACTTTAGCAAGCTGTGCGAGGACATTAGTGGTGAAAACGTTAACGTTTCACATAATCCGGATGTACGGGATGGAGAACCGTACTTGTTGCGTTCATTTCCTACGAAGCAGACGCCGTTTTTGACACTACATTTCACCCGTAGAAATCTGCTGCTTGGCGTTGGAATGTTCGAAGGCTCGGCGTAG
- the LOC129725939 gene encoding recQ-mediated genome instability protein 1-like yields MIQTETNRATTVKNRFLREYNIKVVDEWISGCVSFGLQENPKTSDEALFKFAFDQWILADLKEVGVSSLPANVETETKCFTLTGKFPLQLNYLMDISEPCYDQLQNLYNKRLDEAEDEIQMRRNQNQHIKKKRMLKLELTDGQRTVIGMEHYPIAALNTKLPPGVKILLAGPIRCINKVLFLEPRNVRILGGEVDTLLISHAFENILLRALGQPLNPNPKTEYEEATVVEKNRKATHNNIPSIPMVFPSPSKPLGTRHIDDWEDDMFLEIDLDGIDGKKAQAPEQVPTISTLMDDDDDLEIIDLQEREIMDQQVSSTKTSQPSPKLSHPKNQVIRQPDFDYPYDEIDAMNSLEDEIREEQRQMLASNDEEPFTVDEKAQSPIQPTKRIRLSSSVERSPVSTVHQPQTSVFVDDGQQPSTSKNFDKCSVLALFEDSLDDDDFQLEESQSGADDILSPRYRYQLEGHSLATVTQINQLSDTDKEERTFVVFGEVEEVFERIRVTDDGWKLGVMVTDRSERLLPVRFHTTVISKMVGYDASSIQQMKRARNPQVMKLLEEILIKFKNQLQELRTFMRVRYHQGNEFPFVMEIYDCTNSRLAVLTDKANKEVQAKHLLPIIPPNCDTGQ; encoded by the exons ATGATTCAAACTGAAACCAATCGTGCTACAActgtaaaaaatcgttttctgCGAGAGTATAACATAAAAGTAGTGGACGAATGGATTAGCGGTTGTGTTTCGTTTGGTTTGCAAGAAAATCCCAAAACATCCGATGAAGCCCTCTTCAAGTTCGCTTTCGACCAGTGGATCCTGGCGGATTTGAAAGAAGTAGGAGTGTCATCACTGCCTGCTAACGTCGAAACCGAAACAAAATGTTTCACGCTGACCGGAAAGTTTCCCCTGCAACTGAACTATCTGATGGATATCTCCGAGCCGTGCTACGATCAGCTACAAAATCTATATAACAAGAGGTTAGACGAAGCGGAAGATGAAATTCAAATGCGAAGGAATCAAAACCAACACATCAAAAAGAAACGCATGCTGAAGCTGGAGCTGACCGATGGACAGCGAACGGTTATCGGGATGGAACATTATCCGATAGCGGCTTTAAACACGAAGCTTCCTCCGGGAGTAAAAATTTTATTAGCTGGACCGATTCGATGCATCAATAAGGTGCTTTTCCTTGAACCAAGGAATGTCAGAATTCTTGGTGGCGAAGTTGATACGTTACTAATCTCGCATGCGTTCGAGAATATTTTGCTGCGTGCTTTGGGGCAGCCTTTGAATCCCAATCCTAAAACAGAATACGAGGAAGCAACGGTTgtagaaaaaaatcgaaaggcGACTCATAACAATATTCCATCGATTCCAATGGTGTTTCCATCTCCTTCGAAACCACTTGGAACCAGACATATTGATGATTGGGAGGATGACATGTTTTTGGAGATTGATTTGGATGGAATTGACGGGAAGAAAGCGCAAGCTCCGGAGCAAGTTCCAACGATAAGCACTTTGATGGACGACGATGATGATTTGGAAATAATAGATTTACAAGAGAGAGAAATCATGGATCAGCAAGTATCTTCCACAAAAACCTCGCAACCATCACCGAAGCTATCCCATCCGAAGAACCAAGTTATTAGGCAGCCTGATTTTGACTATCCTTATGATGAGATAGACGCTATGAATTCTTTGGAGGATGAAATCCGCGAGGAACAACGCCAAATGCTTGCTTCGAACGATGAGGAGCCTTTCACAGTGGACGAAAAGGCCCAGTCACCAATCCAACCAACAAAGCGCATAAGGCTCTCATCATCTGTGGAACGGTCACCAGTCAGTACAGTGCATCAGCCACAAACGTCCGTGTTTGTCGATGACGGTCAGCAACCGTCCACTAGCAAAAATTTCGACAAATGTTCCGTTTTGGCCTTGTTCGAAGATAGCCTCGATGATGATGACTTTCAACTGGAAGAATCTCAGTCTGGCGCCGATGACATCCTTTCGCCCCGCTATCGGTATCAGCTGGAAGGTCACAGTCTGGCAACGGTGACGCAAATCAACCAGTTGAGCGACACCGATAAAGAGGAACGCACCTTTGTTGTGTTTGGTGAAGTGGAAGAAGTATTCGAACGCATTCGAGTTACGGACGATGGTTGGAAGCTTGGCGTTATGGTAACGGATCGTTCAGAAAGGCTTTTGCCG GTTCGCTTTCATACTACAGTCATTAGTAAAATGGTGGGTTACGATGCAAGCTCGATACAACAGATGAAACGGGCTAGAAATCCTCAAGTGATGAAGCTCCTCGAAGAG ATTCTAATCAAGTTTAAAAACCAGCTTCAAGAGCTTCGTACGTTCATGCGAGTTCGTTACCACCAAGGCAAcgaatttccttttgtaatggAAATTTACGACTGTACCAATTCTCGGTTAGCAGTGCTGACCGATAAAGCTAACAAAGAAGTTCAAGCAAAACATCTGCTGCCAATTATTCCTCCAAACTGTGATACTGGTCAGTAA
- the LOC129725940 gene encoding dicarboxylate carrier SLC25A8-like: MNRQFPQRQELTASVPVKLLTAGTAACWADFVTFPLDTAKVRLQIQGEQPVRTAALKTASAASNNIGSNPIQSLKLNPTGFPVVQQYRGLVGTITTITRQEGFRTLYSGLSAGLQRQMCFSSIRLGLYDTVKVFYSSIFKENEAGLQIVTRICAGLTTGGLAVMLAHPTDVVKVRFQAASRSATGRRYTSTLEAYRTIGREEGVRGLWKGAAPNIGRNAIINVAEIVCYDVVKDCLLTYTHIPNDVRLHFSAAVIAGFAATVVASPVDVVKTRYMNSPKGQYQGVIECAIKMGNKEGMGAFYKGFVPSFARLVSWNVVMWITYEQLKLLMFKPQTIERRY, from the exons ATGAACCGTCAATTTCCACAACGCCAAGAGCTGACAGCTTCGGTGCCTGTTAAACTGCTCACAGCCGGAACGGCCGCGTGCTGGGCCGATTTCGTCACGTTTCCGCTTGATACGGCCAAAGTGAGACTGCAG ATTCAGGGAGAACAACCAGTTCGAACGGCAGCGCTAAAAACAGCTTCCGCCGCCAGCAATAATATTGGCAGTAATCCGATACAATCACTAAAGCTTAATCCTACCGGGTTCCCCGTGGTACAGCAGTATCGTGGCCTGGTGGGAACAATTACCACCATCACCCGTCAAGAGGGTTTCCGCACCTTATACAGTGGCCTGTCGGCTGGTCTACAGCGCCAGATGTGTTTTTCCTCGATTCGGTTAGGACTGTACGATACGGTTAAAGTATTTTACTCATCAATTTTTAAAG AAAACGAAGCTGGTCTTCAAATCGTTACTCGAATTTGCGCTGGGCTGACAACCGGAGGCCTAGCGGTAATGTTAGCCCATCCGACCGACGTGGTCAAGGTGCGTTTCCAGGCAGCGTCCAGATCGGCAACGGGTCGTCGGTACACTTCCACACTGGAAGCTTACCGGACGATAGGCCGTGAGGAGGGAGTACGCGGATTGTGGAAAGGCGCTGCTCCCAATATTGGCCGCAACGCTATCATCAACGTGGCCGAAATCGTATGTTACGACGTGGTGAAAGATTGCTTGCTGACCTACACTCACATTCCGAACGATGTTCGGTTGCACTTCAGTGCTGCGGTGATAGCTGGTTTCGCGGCAACCGTAGTCGCTTCACCGGTCGATGTGGTTAAGACTCGTTATATGAACTCCCCGAAGGGACAGTACCAAGGAGTGATAGAATGTGCCATCAAGATGGGCAACAAGGAAGGCATGGGTGCATTCTACAAAGGGTTCGTGCCCTCTTTCGCTCGATTAGTCTCGTGGAATGTGGTCATGTGGATCACTTACGAGCAGCTAAAGCTACTTATGTTCAAACCGCAAACTATAGAACGTCGTTACTAA